TTTTTTGCCTGATTGTGCCACATAATTACCCAATACTACTATGCTAAGCATTGTTATATAATGTGATCTGAAACTATATTATTATTATTATTATTATTATTATTGCAATTAGAAATCAAGTCCATTCTTCTTATGCTTTCCAAAATGATTTCATTTTATAATTCCTTTGTGTAGTTTATACTCAGTTTCGTTGAAACTTTGTTTCAACTCAGGTTTTAAAGAAGCATTAAGAAGGTGAGCAAACAAATCTGGACCATAGTTCATGTTGTAAAATCAAAAATTATGATTCTGTAAAATAAATTATCTGAGCAATAATTGTAAATGAATTATATCTTTCTGTATTACGTATTATTACTAGGCTTGATTTTCTTTTACCCATTTCTAAATAAAGTATATGAGATTTTTCAGCAAAATCGTAACACAGTCTAGATTTATTCTGGATGAATGATTCCAGGTAAACTTTGTAATCTATCAGTCATTCAAAAAAGATATATAGATTTAAATGTATTTTATTATTATCAAATCGTATCAATAATATACCAATTCATAATAGGGTGAATATATGAAAGAAATAGAATCCATAAATAAACCTAGTCGCTCGCCTACATTGAAAACAATCAAAATGGTAGAAGATACTCTTCAAAATATGGATGATAGCATTACTTCTATCGCTGAACTTAAACGTCATTTACCCAAGCAGGTAAATCACAGTACTCTTAAGACCATACTAGAGTACCTTGAAGAGAGCAATAAGATTGCAGTAAGCATTAAAGGCATCACCTGGATACACAATGGCAATGAAAGACTTAACAAAGCAATATCTAGAGACACCGAATTATGAAAGATGTTCGGATAGTCCTTATTGATGAAGCTGATATCAAATATCGATCTTTGCAAGAAAAGGTGTCCGAATCAAAAACAAAACTAACAATAGTTGAATCAATAAAGCTGACAACCACATAATTTTACTAACTTTTGTCATTGGAGTAGGCCAGAAATAACATCAGTAACAAAAAACGCTTATTTATGTTCATTTCATATCGATTAATTATTCAAATGGCGAGATCTTTAATATCACTATTAATTCAGCGATGTAAATTTTATATTATAACGTGTTCCTTTTTTTGAAGTATCAATATTAATATTTGCATGTAGCTGTTCAACTAAAAGATTTATTATCTTAAACCCTAGAGATTTTGATTGATCGTAATCAAAGTTTTCTGGAATTCCAGTACCATTGTCTTCAACAATTAATTCATAAAAGTCATCCAATTCCTTAAATGAAATTGAGATATGTCCTTCAGCCCTATTTACGAATGCATGCTTATATGAATTTGTAACTATCTCGTTGATAATTAGACCAAGTGGAATTGTTGCATCCATACCCAGATAAACGTTGTCGAGATCTAGGTTTATCTTAATAGATTTATCATATGAATAATAAATCTGTGATATGTGATTTACAAGGCTGCTGACATAGTCCGAAATTTCAATGCTGGCAACATTATTTGTGCTATAAAGTTTTTCATGTGCCAAGGACATTGACCTTATTCTGTTTTGACTATCAATAAATGCATTTTTAATACTATCTTGATTCTTAAACAGCCTCGCTTGCATATTGAGTAAGCTGATTATAACCTGTAAGTTATTTTTTACTCTATGATGGATTTCACTTACAATTAATTGATTTTTATTAATTTCTTCCAATTGTTTCTTTTCAGTTATATCCTGCTGAACTCCAAAGTAACCTAATATTTTTCCCTCATCATCGTATAGGCATATGTAATCACCTTCAACACACATGATAGTGTCATCCATTCTACATTCACTTGTCTTTGTGTACCAGTGCCCATTATCAAATAACTGCCTACATATATTACGGCAGCTTTCTAAATCGTTTTTAAACAGATTGTATAGTGTTCTACCAATGAATTCGTCTTCAGTAGCACGATACTGATCCAGCATTGCCTGATTGGCTTTTGTTATTCTTTGGTTGTGAATAGCATAATCCAGTACTTTTTCCTTATCTACAGAATCATTCCATTCTATTGGTTCGTCCAACATCATGAAGAAAAAACCAATAAGTGATTGTGAAAAAAAGTTATTTAGCATTTTCTCGCTTTCCATTAGCTCAAGTTCAGCTTGTTTCTGTTCAGTAACATCTACTATAACTCCATCGATATATAGCAAATTATCATTCTGGTCAAAAACTCCACTTGCATTTTCATGTATCCACCTGGAATTTCCATCTTTTCTAATTAATCTATATTTTAATTGATAGGATTCTTTATTATGAATATTTTTTAAGACTTCACGATATACCATCTCCTGATCATCTTTATGAATGAGACTGTTGTATGTTCTTTTATTGCTATTAATTAATTCAGAAGGATCATAGCCTGAAATGTCTTTCATCTTATCACTTACAAAGAGCATTGTCCAGTCTCTATCCATCTTGCACCTAAAAATAGCTCCTGGAATATTTCCAACTAATGTCTTAAACCTCCCTTCACTTTGTTTTAGAGCCTCATTCGTCTGCTTGCGTTCAATTAAACTCCATAATCCCTGCATCAAAAGTTCAAGATGCTGAACATCCGTTTTATTATATTCTTCATCTTTGTTTCCAACTCCTGCGAGCATAACGATTTGATCACCACTAAAAATAGGAGCGTTCATGTGTCTGAACAATTTTACATGCCCTTCTGGCAGTCCTTTTTTTAAAGGGTTTGCAGAATAGTAATTATTTATTATGATTGGTCTTTGTTGTCTGACAGCTTCACCCCAGAGTCCAGTGCTTTCAAGTGGATATTCAGTTGGTTTTTCAACTATGTTACATTGATCCATAGCAGATCTTGACCAGGAATACATTATGAGCACATTTTCATCTTCATTGACAAAGGCTAAATATCCAGTCTTACTTTGTGTAATTTCTATGGCTTTCTCCAGTGCATAGTCTGTCATTTCCTGAAGAGTAGCTGTTGTCATTTGACCGAGTTGCAGTAATGCATGAATACGTTTGTAGTTGAGAGATTTTGCATTTTCGGCCACCTTCTTTTCAGTTATATCTATAATCATCGTTAAAATACAGGGTGTATCTTCAACATCAATTATTGTTGCTGATAGCAGGCCGTACAATATTGTGCCATCTTTACATTTAAGGGTTACTTCTTCACTTTGAATCTGTTCTTTATTCTTCAACTTCTTTGTAAGTTCGACTCTTATCTCTGGACTTGAATATATTTCAAGATCTGCTACATTTTTTCCAATGACTTCTTCTCGTGAATACTTAAGAGTTCTAAGATAGCTTGTATTAACTTCAAGAATGGACCCATCTTCAATCGAAGATATTACCATAGATGTGGGGTTGGCTTCAAAAACATCATGGAATTTTTTCTCAGATGCCTCCAGAAATAATTTTTTACGAAGGATACGCTCCTGAGTAGACCCTAAAAAGAAAATCAAAACCGACAAAAAAATAGATGCACCAAATATGGGTATCGAACCTTTCATCAGCATTGAATAATAATTGCTTGCATCTACATCCATTCCAATAACAGCTACTGCTTGACCTGTAGCAGGATCTATAATTGGAGCATAGCCAGTTATCCAAGTTCCCCAGCTATCAGTATAAGGCCCATCTACTAGCATCATTCCGGTTTCAAAAGCAAGCCTTGCTGTATCTGGGGCATCATGATAAATCTGGCCTGGATATGCGTGATCTGGGGATTCAGGTGGTTCACCATCTGCCATGAAAAATATGCTATCATCTTTCCTCATATCCAGTATGTATACAAATCTAATCTCATCGTTGATATTCTGAATTTCCTGAAGTACTGATACTAATTCTTCATGTCCATGTGTGACATCTTCTTTATAGTCTATTAAAGTAGATATATCATTAGTAGAAATAGAAGCTTTTACAATGCTTGTCTTGATAAGAAGGTCTTCTCTAAATGAAGAATCCTGCTGGTAAACAGATAATACTGTAATTAGAATTCCACATACTAAAATTGCCAGCGCAAGAATTTGCCACCAATGAATCCTTCTTTCCAAGGATTCATCTATTTTATGTGAAATCCTTTTGCTACCCATTAAAATCTTCTACAATAAACCGCCTATGATTAACTGTAAACTTTTATTTTATTCATTCAAGACCGATATTACGGGATCATAAAATTTTGTTCCTTACTCCTAAATATTTAATATTTTGTATATAATCTTTTCTTTTATTTTTGTACAGTTCAACAAGTTACATAGAATTTTCATTTTGGCTCTGTAGAAATCCTTATGTAAATAATAATTGTAAATGAGTTATACCTTTCGATGTTATGTATTAACATCTTACATTTTAATTCCTTTACCTAGTTTCTGTATTTTCTTGACTTAATTTCTTCACCATATTTTCTATTCAGAACTGAGAACATTGTTTCTATAATGTTTTTATTTATTTGACGTATAATATAATGGGACGGCGTCACTAAATTAACAATAAATAGTAGAAAAAAATGAACAATTCTACAGACCAAATTTCATCGTTTTTGTATACATGTGAAACATAAAGGATAGATTGATAGATATGAGAGAACAAATAGATCAAGCTGCTCTTGAAGAACTACGTAGGGACTTTAAGGGGCAGATACTATTACCCAGTGATCCAGCTTATAATGATGCCCGTCAGATATATAATGGAATGATAGATCGACGTCCTGCGATCATAGCCCAGTGCAACGAGGTTGAAGACGTAGTGCAAGCAGTTCTTTTTGGCCGAAAACATGACCTTGAGATTGCGGTTCGCAGTGGAGGTCACAGTGTTGAAGGCTGGGGCCTCACTGACGGAGGAATTGTAATTGACATGCGTAAAATGAACTCTGTCAGAGTTGACCCCGTTGCCCGTATTGCTTATGTTGGGGGAGGTGCAACTTGGAGAGATGTTGATAGTGCCTGCCAACCTCACGATTTAGCCACAACTGGCGGTACTATTTCAACTACAGGCGTTGCTGGAATCACACTTGGTGGTGGGTGGGGTTATCTAGCCCGTAAATTAGGATTGGCATGTGATAATCTGATATCGGTGGAGCTGGTCACTGCCGATGGTAGTATTGTGGTCACTTCTGAAGAAGATAATCCTGAGTTGTTCTGGGCACTGCATGGAGGTGGAGGTAACTTTGGTGTGGCTACATCGTTTACTTTCAGATTACATCATCTTCCTGCTACTACTCTAGCCTTATTAGTCTTCTCGCCTACGGAGGGACCAAATGTTATACGTCGCTTTCGCGATGTTATAGAAAGGTCAGCGCCAGATGAACTGAGCGGAGAAATTTCCTACATGACCGGTCCACCTGAAGATCCTGTTCCACCCGAGTTGGTCAACCAGCTATGCTTATTTCTTGAACTGTTCTATGTAGGTCCGGAAGATGAGATGCGTAAGTTTATCAATCCACTCATGGAACTTGAACCTGAAGGAGTGATGATCTCGGAGTTGCCCTATGCGGATATACAGAGTGCATTTGATATGGAACCTGGTCTCCGCAACTATTGGACTGCACAACCTCTTGAAGTATTATCCGATGAAGCTGTAGAGTTATTCTGTAAACGTGCTTATGATATGATCGTGCCTTCCAATTCCATTCAAGTTCTTTCATCATGGGGAGGGGCTATTGCTCGTCAAGATGATAAATGGCCCATGGGCAATCGCAAATCAGCATGGCTTGTGTATTCCTTTGGTCAATGGACCGACCCTGCAGACGACAAGCGTGGTATCGCCTGGGCAAATGCATTATGTTCTGATATGATTCCACATGCAACTGAAGGCACTTACCTTAATCTCATCACCAACGAGGGAAGGGAGCGCATTATCGCAGGGTATGGAAGACAGGATAAATACAAACGGCTTGCTAGGGTCAAAGCAAAATACGACCCACATAATGTTTTTCACATGAATCACAACATCAGGCCTGATTGACAGCGTCTGATACCTATAAATTTTTTACGATTAACGGGGTGTAGAGAAAGCCCACTGCTTTAGCTGTGGGAGCAGTCACTAAACCGAAATAACTATGTTGAATTAACAATTCCAAAAAAGAAAATGCATTTTCCGATCAAGGATAACATTTTTCAAAATAATTTTTTGATAATGTCCTCATGCTTTTGATTATCAAGAACATTATGAAAATGAACCAAATTGCCAACCTTGGAATAATTACGTCTTCTCCTTCCACTCCCATATTTTCCAGTGAATATTGTCCTCACTATCGACCTCATATGTGACCGGAAAGGAACTGCCATCGAGACTGCTCCATTCAGAGGTAGAAGAGCGGAAATTGATGATTCCATGTAATTTTACTTCCGAACTTCCCACAGTTCCTTTACCAAATGCTGACGCAGTGTACGTTGCTATTTCGCCGCTTTTTGACGTGATTACACCGATACCCTCTCCGGAAATTTTATCCGGAAATCGCCATACATTCCAGTCTGTTCCAATGTGCTCTGCATCGGTTCCAAGTAGCCTGCCGGTTGCTTGGTCCGTTGATTCGGTCTTCATTCCGTTCTCGAGAATTTCGACTATTCTCATGCCAATAGTCTTTCCTCTAAATTCACCTATCGGTTTTCCACTCACTTTCATATTCCTCCTGTTGTTGCTAAACTCTCCTTAGCTTTCTGCAATCAGGATTATTTCTAGGACGTAGAGTCCTAGAAGCCATTGCGTTGTCACCTTCCACTCCCAGAGTTTCCAGATGTAATTGTCACCATCCTGATAGGGATACTAAAAGCTACCCTCGCCTTTTTTCTGGTAGGCAATGCATAAACCAGCATTTTTAATTTCATCCATATATCCCCATAAGCAAACTTCGAGTCAGGGATTATCTACTTTATGAAACTTACATAAGGATAAGCAGGTTCTTTTTGAATAATAAAAGATTTAATCAACTATTCACATCAGAATTTATACAGATTTTAATTTTTTGTCCCGTAGAAATCCTAGCAAAGCCATCATCAAAAAAGTTTAATATGTAATGACTATATTCAGTTAGAGATACTTTGTAAATTATCAATGGATTAAATTGTTATCGAAAAATATAATCAAATTTTATTTATTGGCGTAGAGTCCTTCAGGTAATAGTTAAAAAGCTCTGATCCCCATTCAAGTGCCTTCTGTCTATTACCTAAAATACGTACATTATCTAAATTTCCATCTTTTCTTAATAAGGTAAACATTAAATAGTGTTTACTTATTCCTAAGGACAAAAACCCTAAATTTTCAGGGTGTAAATAAAAATTGAATTTATTGGTATTAATCAGATTAGTAAAAATTTTATTATAATCTTCGGTCATATTATCCAATAAATCTTGAGAAAGTATAAAATGTATTTCAACATCATTACGAATCAAGTCGTCAAATAATTCTATAAAATTTGGATGGAAAAAGGTGTTTATACTATAAAGAACCCCGGAATCCTTTGAACTTTCATGGAACTCTTTAAGTATATAGTGAGTTTTTGGAATAGGAGGAGTTTTCCCTATCGTTTCAAGAACTCTATATAGAGTCCTTTCACTGAATTCGGGAAGATTGAAGATGTCCAGTACTTCATTTCTGTTGATCCACTTATGAGCTTTACTTATACTGAAATTATCAGTAAGCTTGTAGCTTACTAACGCTTTGAGCAACTTGCTGATATCAAGTCCATTCTTCTTATGCTTTCCAAAAACAGTAGAAAAATTAAGTGATTCATAGAAGTAGTCAACAGCTAGAATGGTTCCAATCGGAAAAGATATATTCTCATTTGGTGTAATCTTATGTGTTCTTAGCTTTTGTTGCGTTTTCATCGAATAATACAAAGGCTAAGAACACTTTTATTAATTGTGACTGGCAAACTTGGGATAATATGAAATGAATAATTCATTATTTGTGCTATATGTATAAGGGATACAGGGGGGTACAATGGAACATTCCAGTAAAATGTGGCAGGCGATAATTGTTCTTGTTATCCTGACAAGTGTACTTGCTTATGCATTGTACCCATTTATAAATGCCTTCTTAACTGCATTCATACTGTATGTAATATTCAAACCACTCCATAGGTTTTTGACAGTAGATCACAAGATTAGATCAGATATTTCTGCAATTATTGTTTTAATTGTATCTGCTCTTATCATCCTGATCCCTGTACACATCTTGTTGGCACTGGTCTATTTGCAAATACAGGCTTTGTTCTTAGATACCACTTGGCTGTTTTCGTATATTGAGCTGGCTACCAGCTATATCCATATAATCGAAAGCATAGTACTTCCATTTGAGATTGATCTGGAACTTGAAAATCGGCTTATGGAGTTCTTTTCCACTCTTTCTAATCTTATAAGTGGTGCAGCTGTAGACGCAATGTCTGCAATCGGTCAAATACTGATAGAGATTGTCATAATGTACTTTTTGTTTTTTTATCTCCTGATTGGAGATAAGTCTAAATTTGCGCAGACTTTTAGAAACGCCATTCCTTTTAACGAGGATAATACAAAAAAATTACTTGATAAGTTCAGCTCCCTTGTAAAGACAATTCTTTTTAGCTCAGGTATAATTGCATTTATACAGGGAGCCATATTGACTATAACATTCCTTCTCCTTGGTATTGAAGGTGCTTTCTTCTGGGGTTTTGTAACTCTTATCCTTTCCTTCCTCCCGATGGTTGGTCCACCTGTTATATGGGTGCCGACCCTTGCATTACAGTTGATACAGGGTGATTATTTCATTGCAGTCGGTGTGCTCATAGGTGGAATAATACACACACTTGTAGATGAGGTTCTTCGACCACTTGTTCAAAAAAGAGTAGGACAGATACACCCTCTTGTTACCATTGTAGGTGTCTTAACAGGTTTGAAAATGTTTGGCTTATTGGGGATAATCCTGGGACCTTTACTGATCTCATATGTCCTGCTTATAGCTTTAATGGTACATGATGAATACCTGTCAGGCCCGGATAGCAATAAATATGAGCAGCTAATATGTGAACTTATCAAACATGACTGACTATAATTCCTGTATACACCCCATACCATTAAGGAGATATTGGTTCATTGGTCATCGTTTAAAGAGCCTTATTTACCTGATAGCTATTGATTCTGTGCTAAATATCTGCCATAAACTCGGGTCAATTTTTAATGAAATCAACACCATTTCCTGCATATAATAGGCCCACATTTTTTCCAACGGTTATATACATTAAGATAATGGGTATAATTATCTTTTTAACCGGTAACATATGGATGAGTTCCAAAAGCACAAAGGAAACAATGACTTGGCATTCTGTTTCATGTAATGCAAAGTATCTTTTGAAAACCCAATTTCTTTCCATTGCTTGCCAGCATTAAGATCCTTGAAACCTAGCCAGCACATTGGAAGTACTGACAGTCATTCTGAAATAGCATAATATCGACATAATCTTAAGTTCTAATAGGAGATATTCTCATCAAAAAAAGTAGATCCTATTATTGAACTGATTTCAAAAGTATAAATACTATTTATTCCATTTATAGTTTGAGGGGATTAAATGGAATTTAAAGAACTCACTGATGAACAGTGGAAATATATTAAACCGTATTTACCTCCACAACCAATAACTGGACGAAAGAGAGCAAATGACCGTAATGTCATCAATGGTATTCTCTTTGTCCTGATTACAGGTTGTAGATGGTCAGATATGCCTGAATGTTATGGATCACCTTAAATGCATGAGAAGAGCGAAAACATGGTCTCAGAAAGAAGTATTCTCACTGGAAACAGTTTGTGTAGATAGTAGCCTGATTGAAACAAAAAAAGGGGAGAATCAACCGCCTACAACGGCCACAAGAAACTAAAAGGAATAAAAATACATACATGTGTAACCTGTGACTGTTTTCCTCTTGAAATTATCATTTCACCAGGAAATGAACATGATAGTAAAAGGTTCATTGAAGTAATGGATAGCATTAAAATAAAATCCAGTAGAAGACCACGAACAAGACCTTTAGAAGTTCTTGTAGATTCTGCATATGACAATAAGGATATTCGTGAATATCTCAGATCAAGATTAATAAAGAGCGATATCCCAGTAAATCCAAGAAACCTGAAAAAGATACCAAGAGGCAGACCTACCCGATTTGAATACGAATCGTATCATAAAAGAGGTGCAATTGAGAG
Above is a genomic segment from Methanosalsum zhilinae DSM 4017 containing:
- a CDS encoding transposase, which produces MEFKELTDEQWKYIKPYLPPQPITGRKRANDRNVINGILFVLITGCRWSDMPECYGSP
- a CDS encoding PAS domain S-box protein, translating into MGSKRISHKIDESLERRIHWWQILALAILVCGILITVLSVYQQDSSFREDLLIKTSIVKASISTNDISTLIDYKEDVTHGHEELVSVLQEIQNINDEIRFVYILDMRKDDSIFFMADGEPPESPDHAYPGQIYHDAPDTARLAFETGMMLVDGPYTDSWGTWITGYAPIIDPATGQAVAVIGMDVDASNYYSMLMKGSIPIFGASIFLSVLIFFLGSTQERILRKKLFLEASEKKFHDVFEANPTSMVISSIEDGSILEVNTSYLRTLKYSREEVIGKNVADLEIYSSPEIRVELTKKLKNKEQIQSEEVTLKCKDGTILYGLLSATIIDVEDTPCILTMIIDITEKKVAENAKSLNYKRIHALLQLGQMTTATLQEMTDYALEKAIEITQSKTGYLAFVNEDENVLIMYSWSRSAMDQCNIVEKPTEYPLESTGLWGEAVRQQRPIIINNYYSANPLKKGLPEGHVKLFRHMNAPIFSGDQIVMLAGVGNKDEEYNKTDVQHLELLMQGLWSLIERKQTNEALKQSEGRFKTLVGNIPGAIFRCKMDRDWTMLFVSDKMKDISGYDPSELINSNKRTYNSLIHKDDQEMVYREVLKNIHNKESYQLKYRLIRKDGNSRWIHENASGVFDQNDNLLYIDGVIVDVTEQKQAELELMESEKMLNNFFSQSLIGFFFMMLDEPIEWNDSVDKEKVLDYAIHNQRITKANQAMLDQYRATEDEFIGRTLYNLFKNDLESCRNICRQLFDNGHWYTKTSECRMDDTIMCVEGDYICLYDDEGKILGYFGVQQDITEKKQLEEINKNQLIVSEIHHRVKNNLQVIISLLNMQARLFKNQDSIKNAFIDSQNRIRSMSLAHEKLYSTNNVASIEISDYVSSLVNHISQIYYSYDKSIKINLDLDNVYLGMDATIPLGLIINEIVTNSYKHAFVNRAEGHISISFKELDDFYELIVEDNGTGIPENFDYDQSKSLGFKIINLLVEQLHANINIDTSKKGTRYNIKFTSLN
- a CDS encoding AI-2E family transporter, which gives rise to MEHSSKMWQAIIVLVILTSVLAYALYPFINAFLTAFILYVIFKPLHRFLTVDHKIRSDISAIIVLIVSALIILIPVHILLALVYLQIQALFLDTTWLFSYIELATSYIHIIESIVLPFEIDLELENRLMEFFSTLSNLISGAAVDAMSAIGQILIEIVIMYFLFFYLLIGDKSKFAQTFRNAIPFNEDNTKKLLDKFSSLVKTILFSSGIIAFIQGAILTITFLLLGIEGAFFWGFVTLILSFLPMVGPPVIWVPTLALQLIQGDYFIAVGVLIGGIIHTLVDEVLRPLVQKRVGQIHPLVTIVGVLTGLKMFGLLGIILGPLLISYVLLIALMVHDEYLSGPDSNKYEQLICELIKHD
- a CDS encoding FAD-binding oxidoreductase: MREQIDQAALEELRRDFKGQILLPSDPAYNDARQIYNGMIDRRPAIIAQCNEVEDVVQAVLFGRKHDLEIAVRSGGHSVEGWGLTDGGIVIDMRKMNSVRVDPVARIAYVGGGATWRDVDSACQPHDLATTGGTISTTGVAGITLGGGWGYLARKLGLACDNLISVELVTADGSIVVTSEEDNPELFWALHGGGGNFGVATSFTFRLHHLPATTLALLVFSPTEGPNVIRRFRDVIERSAPDELSGEISYMTGPPEDPVPPELVNQLCLFLELFYVGPEDEMRKFINPLMELEPEGVMISELPYADIQSAFDMEPGLRNYWTAQPLEVLSDEAVELFCKRAYDMIVPSNSIQVLSSWGGAIARQDDKWPMGNRKSAWLVYSFGQWTDPADDKRGIAWANALCSDMIPHATEGTYLNLITNEGRERIIAGYGRQDKYKRLARVKAKYDPHNVFHMNHNIRPD
- a CDS encoding helix-turn-helix transcriptional regulator; translation: MGKTPPIPKTHYILKEFHESSKDSGVLYSINTFFHPNFIELFDDLIRNDVEIHFILSQDLLDNMTEDYNKIFTNLINTNKFNFYLHPENLGFLSLGISKHYLMFTLLRKDGNLDNVRILGNRQKALEWGSELFNYYLKDSTPINKI